One part of the Flavobacterium johnsoniae UW101 genome encodes these proteins:
- the mdh gene encoding malate dehydrogenase, giving the protein MKVTIVGAGNVGATCADVISYRGIASEVVLLDIKEGFAEGKALDITQCATNTGFNTKVSGVTNDYSKTAGSDVVVITSGIPRKPGMTREELIGINAGIVKTVAENVLKYSPNTIIVVVSNPMDTMTYLALKATGLPKNRIIGMGGALDSSRFRTYLSLALDKPANDISAMVIGGHGDTTMIPLTRLASYNGIPVSQFLSEDVLQKVAADTMVGGATLTGLLGTSAWYAPGASVAYLVDSILNDQKKMIACSVFVEGEYGQNDICIGVPCIIGKNGVEEIVNINLNDQEKALFAKSADAVRGMNDALKSILV; this is encoded by the coding sequence ATGAAAGTTACCATTGTAGGAGCAGGAAATGTTGGAGCTACTTGCGCAGATGTTATTTCTTATAGAGGAATTGCAAGCGAGGTTGTATTGTTGGATATTAAAGAAGGTTTTGCCGAAGGAAAAGCGTTGGATATTACACAATGTGCGACAAATACTGGTTTTAATACAAAAGTGTCTGGCGTTACCAACGACTATTCTAAAACCGCTGGAAGTGATGTAGTGGTTATTACATCAGGAATTCCAAGAAAACCAGGAATGACTAGAGAAGAATTAATTGGTATTAATGCAGGAATTGTGAAAACAGTTGCTGAAAATGTACTGAAATATTCTCCAAATACTATAATTGTTGTAGTTTCTAACCCAATGGATACTATGACATATTTAGCTTTAAAAGCTACAGGACTGCCAAAAAACAGAATTATAGGTATGGGCGGGGCATTAGACAGCTCTCGTTTTAGAACTTATTTATCTTTGGCTTTAGATAAACCTGCAAATGATATTTCTGCGATGGTAATTGGAGGTCATGGTGATACAACCATGATTCCGTTAACACGTTTGGCTTCTTATAATGGAATTCCGGTTTCTCAGTTCCTTTCAGAAGATGTACTGCAAAAAGTAGCAGCAGATACTATGGTTGGCGGTGCTACGCTTACAGGTCTTCTAGGGACTTCTGCGTGGTATGCTCCGGGAGCTTCTGTTGCTTATTTAGTAGACAGTATCCTAAACGATCAAAAGAAAATGATTGCCTGCTCAGTTTTCGTAGAAGGCGAGTACGGACAAAATGATATATGTATAGGTGTACCGTGTATAATTGGTAAAAACGGTGTAGAAGAAATTGTAAATATCAATTTAAATGACCAGGAAAAGGCTTTATTTGCTAAAAGCGCAGATGCGGTTCGTGGTATGAATGATGCTCTAAAATCGATTTTAGTGTAA
- the secDF gene encoding protein translocase subunit SecDF: MQNKGLIKFFAILFALVSIYQLSFTFVANNVKGEAKAFAGDNPDKELKYLDSIGKEKVFSLGFTDFTYNEVKNKQLNKGLDLEGGINVILQISVKDVLKGLANNSKNPVFNKSLADATANLEGNKTYLNKFFEAFEANSKGTVKLASPDIFANRSLQGDGGIDFQMTDAQAQKVIKRKVDESIESAYKVLRERIDKFGVTQPNIQKLGETGRILVELPGAKDVDRIKKLLGGKAQLEFWETFKIEEVGNFLVAANEALKKTEVKKTETKAVAKDSLNALLTDNSKDSLDAKKGNNPLFDKMIVQGGGPVLGYFATKDTAAINGYFKRPDIRILLGADQHNAKFVWSKPTTIKDAKAKEVEAVELYALKGNRDNVPAMSGGVVTDAKDTFDQMGKPAVSMQMNSQGAKVWEELTGRAFSQKGYIAIVLDNIVYSAPGVTSGPIAGGRSEITGSFDVAETKDLANVLNAGKLPASADIIQSTVVGPSLGQAAIDAGTISSVLGFLLVCVWMVFYYGKAGWYANLALLLNLLFLFGIMASFGFVLTLPGIAGIVLTLGTAVDANIIIYERAKEELREGKSLSEAVAASYGWHGAMRSIIDANVTHVLTGAILFIFGTGPIKGFALTLLIGIVTSLFTSIFIARIFIDRNIAGKADLTFSTSITKNWFTNFHFDFIKVKKFTYIFSSIVTVVSLTSIFFINGLDEGVDFVGGRTFQVKFEKPIDATVVSDELSAAFGTPVEAKILGDDDQLKITTKYKIKEDGVAIDEEVNQKLYKALQKYYPNTSYDKFINSFDGKKVGVLQASKVGASISEDIKTNSYWAVLGAMAVIFLYLMVSFRKWQYSLGAIAAVAHDVIFVLGIYSLCYKFMPFHMEMDQHFIAAILTVIGYSMNDTVIVFDRVREFIIGNRKGSFEDIVNASINTTLSRTLNTSLMMIIVLLTMFIFGGESIRGFIFAMLIGIIVGTYSSLFIATPVLVDTISSDEKHTIEDKHNKA, from the coding sequence ATGCAGAATAAAGGACTTATTAAATTTTTCGCAATTCTATTTGCATTGGTAAGTATTTACCAACTATCATTCACTTTTGTGGCAAATAATGTCAAAGGTGAAGCTAAAGCTTTTGCAGGAGATAATCCTGATAAAGAGCTGAAATATTTAGATTCTATCGGTAAAGAAAAAGTATTCAGTCTTGGTTTTACAGACTTCACTTATAATGAAGTAAAAAACAAACAGCTAAATAAAGGTCTTGACTTAGAAGGAGGAATCAACGTTATTCTTCAAATCTCTGTTAAAGATGTATTAAAAGGTTTAGCGAATAATTCTAAAAATCCGGTATTTAATAAATCATTAGCTGATGCAACTGCGAATTTAGAAGGAAATAAGACCTATTTAAATAAATTCTTCGAAGCTTTTGAAGCTAACTCAAAAGGAACTGTAAAATTGGCTTCGCCAGATATTTTTGCAAACAGAAGTTTACAAGGAGACGGTGGTATCGATTTTCAAATGACTGATGCACAAGCTCAAAAAGTTATCAAAAGAAAAGTTGATGAGTCTATCGAAAGTGCTTACAAAGTATTAAGAGAGCGTATCGACAAATTTGGTGTAACACAGCCAAACATCCAAAAATTAGGAGAAACAGGAAGAATCTTAGTAGAGCTTCCAGGTGCTAAGGATGTTGATAGAATTAAAAAATTATTAGGAGGAAAAGCTCAATTAGAGTTCTGGGAAACTTTTAAAATTGAAGAAGTTGGTAACTTTTTAGTTGCTGCTAACGAAGCTTTAAAAAAGACAGAAGTTAAGAAAACAGAAACTAAAGCTGTAGCTAAAGATTCATTGAATGCTTTATTAACAGATAACTCTAAAGATTCTCTTGACGCTAAAAAAGGAAATAATCCTTTATTTGACAAAATGATTGTTCAGGGTGGTGGTCCGGTTTTAGGATACTTCGCTACTAAAGATACTGCTGCAATCAACGGTTATTTCAAAAGACCAGATATTAGAATTTTATTGGGTGCTGACCAACACAATGCAAAATTTGTTTGGAGCAAACCAACTACTATAAAAGATGCTAAAGCAAAAGAAGTTGAAGCTGTAGAATTATACGCTTTAAAAGGAAACAGAGATAACGTACCAGCTATGAGCGGTGGTGTTGTAACTGATGCAAAAGATACTTTTGACCAAATGGGTAAACCAGCTGTTTCTATGCAAATGAACAGCCAGGGAGCTAAAGTTTGGGAAGAGTTAACAGGAAGAGCTTTCTCTCAAAAAGGTTATATCGCTATTGTTTTAGATAACATCGTTTATTCTGCGCCAGGTGTTACAAGCGGTCCAATCGCTGGAGGAAGATCTGAAATTACAGGTTCTTTTGATGTTGCTGAAACAAAAGATTTAGCTAACGTATTAAATGCAGGTAAATTACCAGCATCTGCAGACATTATTCAATCTACAGTTGTAGGGCCATCTTTAGGTCAGGCAGCAATTGATGCAGGAACAATTTCATCTGTATTAGGTTTCTTATTAGTTTGTGTTTGGATGGTATTCTATTATGGTAAAGCTGGATGGTATGCAAACCTTGCTTTATTATTAAACTTACTATTCTTATTCGGAATTATGGCAAGTTTTGGTTTCGTACTTACATTGCCGGGTATTGCAGGTATCGTATTAACATTAGGTACTGCGGTAGATGCGAACATCATTATATATGAAAGAGCAAAAGAGGAATTACGTGAAGGTAAATCATTATCAGAAGCTGTAGCAGCATCTTACGGATGGCACGGAGCAATGCGTTCTATTATTGATGCTAACGTAACTCACGTTTTAACTGGAGCGATCTTATTTATTTTTGGAACAGGACCAATCAAAGGTTTCGCGTTAACATTATTAATTGGTATCGTAACTTCATTGTTTACTTCTATCTTTATTGCTAGAATTTTCATTGACAGAAATATTGCAGGAAAAGCTGATTTAACTTTCTCTACAAGTATTACTAAAAACTGGTTTACAAACTTCCACTTTGACTTTATTAAAGTTAAAAAATTCACTTACATTTTCTCTTCTATAGTAACAGTAGTAAGTTTAACTTCTATCTTCTTTATTAACGGATTAGATGAAGGTGTAGATTTTGTTGGAGGTAGAACTTTCCAGGTTAAATTTGAAAAACCAATCGATGCAACTGTAGTTTCAGATGAATTATCTGCTGCTTTTGGTACTCCGGTTGAAGCTAAAATTTTAGGTGATGACGATCAGTTGAAAATCACAACTAAATATAAAATTAAAGAAGACGGTGTAGCTATAGACGAAGAAGTGAACCAAAAATTATACAAAGCATTACAAAAGTATTACCCAAATACTTCTTATGATAAATTCATCAACTCTTTTGACGGTAAAAAAGTTGGAGTTTTACAAGCTTCTAAAGTTGGAGCTTCTATCTCAGAAGATATTAAAACAAACTCTTACTGGGCAGTACTTGGAGCAATGGCAGTTATTTTCTTATACTTAATGGTATCTTTCCGTAAATGGCAGTATTCATTAGGTGCGATTGCAGCTGTTGCACACGACGTAATCTTCGTATTAGGAATCTACTCTTTATGCTACAAGTTCATGCCATTCCACATGGAAATGGACCAGCACTTCATCGCTGCGATCCTGACGGTAATTGGTTACTCTATGAACGATACTGTAATTGTATTTGACAGGGTGAGAGAGTTTATCATCGGAAACCGTAAAGGTAGTTTCGAAGATATCGTAAATGCTTCTATTAACACTACATTATCTAGAACATTGAATACTTCATTAATGATGATCATTGTATTATTAACGATGTTTATCTTTGGTGGTGAGTCAATCAGAGGATTTATCTTTGCAATGTTAATTGGTATTATTGTAGGTACTTATTCTTCATTATTTATCGCTACTCCGGTATTGGTAGATACGATTTCAAGTGATGAAAAACACACAATCGAAGACAAACATAATAAAGCATAA
- a CDS encoding acyloxyacyl hydrolase has protein sequence MNRKLLLSILFLFAVKMSAQEDKSRFSLGFNYGFGSEFNNRNYTFTNHFYKIQLYYKLKQTKHFQYQILVQPEINFAEHQLLNFYFVKPETPDYEQKRAQYTQLKDIREYVVNCGFLVRKPISEICSFYILGSIGPMITDTETERMSKGFAFADVLAVGFSLNYHKIQFDICPNIRHVSNGGLSSTNSGYNTRNIEFGVSYSL, from the coding sequence ATGAATAGAAAATTACTTTTGAGTATACTATTTCTTTTTGCTGTAAAGATGTCTGCACAAGAAGATAAATCCCGTTTTTCTCTAGGTTTTAATTATGGCTTCGGAAGTGAATTTAACAACCGGAACTATACGTTTACAAATCATTTTTATAAAATACAGCTTTATTATAAACTAAAACAGACAAAGCATTTTCAATATCAAATCCTTGTTCAGCCGGAAATTAATTTTGCTGAACATCAATTATTAAATTTCTATTTTGTGAAGCCGGAAACGCCGGATTATGAACAAAAAAGAGCTCAATATACACAGTTAAAAGATATTCGCGAATATGTGGTCAACTGCGGTTTTTTAGTTCGTAAACCTATTAGTGAAATTTGTTCATTTTATATTCTCGGCAGTATTGGCCCGATGATAACAGATACCGAAACCGAAAGAATGTCGAAAGGTTTCGCTTTTGCCGATGTTTTAGCAGTGGGATTCTCTTTAAACTATCATAAAATTCAATTTGACATTTGCCCAAATATCAGACACGTATCGAATGGAGGATTAAGCAGTACAAATTCTGGTTATAATACCAGAAATATAGAGTTTGGGGTTTCGTATTCGTTGTAG
- a CDS encoding TssN family type VI secretion system protein, producing the protein MVKKHVLSLIDIRLIVFLIVIVALCAILTLLISDKVEDFAKKYKKKFYGYILLFVLIYTLIAFLGYNKLFIELRNEFIFYQAASLLLGSLHAWFYREFFQEFNLKKYSVELLFSFIVPLYSSILFVIIYTFLNGINFTLLMSAHFLVFVIPTCIYMVFCFMMLIPPRKYITWTPEKSYSAIKDDEMEAIVLITFLIKKSYDDTEYTSIRVQAPVKVSFGRLFFLAVAGYNRQNEGEHIDLQMPDGKDYNWVFYLQSKWYENTRYIDAAYDGAMNQITENSVVICQREIEKNAPPEKKKKTDQKLYGVDSHNEGADQEKFDELKETEKEAAIK; encoded by the coding sequence ATGGTAAAAAAACATGTATTGAGTCTTATTGATATCAGGCTCATTGTATTCTTAATTGTAATTGTGGCACTGTGTGCTATTCTAACCCTGCTGATTAGTGATAAAGTAGAAGATTTTGCGAAAAAGTACAAAAAGAAATTTTATGGATATATCTTATTATTTGTTTTAATCTATACCCTTATAGCATTTTTAGGATACAATAAACTCTTTATTGAACTTAGAAATGAATTTATTTTTTATCAGGCAGCTTCTTTGTTATTAGGAAGTTTACATGCATGGTTCTATCGTGAATTTTTTCAGGAGTTTAATCTAAAAAAATATAGTGTTGAGTTACTATTTTCTTTTATCGTTCCGCTGTATTCAAGCATTTTATTTGTCATTATTTATACATTTTTAAACGGAATAAATTTTACGCTTTTAATGAGCGCGCATTTTTTGGTCTTCGTTATTCCAACTTGTATCTATATGGTATTTTGTTTTATGATGCTGATACCGCCAAGAAAATATATTACATGGACCCCCGAAAAATCGTATTCAGCAATAAAAGACGACGAAATGGAGGCTATTGTATTGATTACTTTTTTAATAAAGAAAAGTTACGATGATACAGAATATACTTCAATAAGAGTACAAGCCCCTGTGAAAGTAAGTTTTGGACGCTTGTTTTTTCTTGCCGTTGCAGGATATAACAGGCAAAACGAAGGTGAACATATCGATTTGCAGATGCCTGATGGAAAAGACTATAACTGGGTATTTTATTTACAGTCTAAATGGTATGAAAACACCCGCTATATAGATGCTGCATACGATGGAGCAATGAATCAAATTACAGAAAACTCAGTAGTAATATGCCAGCGTGAAATTGAGAAAAATGCACCTCCGGAAAAAAAGAAAAAAACAGATCAAAAACTGTATGGTGTCGATTCGCATAATGAGGGGGCTGATCAGGAAAAGTTTGACGAATTAAAAGAAACAGAAAAGGAAGCAGCTATAAAATAA
- a CDS encoding DUF4280 domain-containing protein — protein sequence MSSKYVVVDGALCKCKFSEDTKATDILLVKSQKKHFANDKGANKKLIATTKEVNQTLKKGTFGKCTLQPTSGGNVPCVALPLKWDNPYEKITLSNQGKILTEDSKAACNIGGPGCIEIFKHGQTAEVGSGQMQKADRDAVKQINPLLNPDDLDENGICF from the coding sequence ATGAGTTCAAAATATGTTGTTGTAGACGGTGCTTTGTGCAAGTGTAAGTTTAGTGAAGACACAAAAGCCACTGATATTTTACTGGTAAAATCGCAGAAAAAGCATTTTGCAAATGATAAAGGAGCTAATAAAAAACTTATTGCCACAACCAAAGAAGTCAATCAAACCTTAAAGAAAGGCACATTTGGCAAATGCACTTTGCAGCCAACATCAGGCGGGAATGTTCCTTGTGTTGCATTGCCGCTAAAATGGGATAATCCTTATGAAAAAATTACACTAAGCAATCAGGGTAAAATTTTAACCGAAGACAGTAAAGCAGCATGTAATATAGGCGGACCGGGCTGTATTGAAATTTTTAAACACGGACAAACAGCCGAAGTAGGAAGCGGGCAGATGCAAAAAGCAGATCGTGATGCAGTAAAACAAATAAATCCGCTGTTAAATCCCGACGATTTAGATGAAAACGGTATTTGTTTTTAA
- a CDS encoding peptidoglycan DD-metalloendopeptidase family protein, translating into MAKLKIFGKANPVVGTKEFYSINDLFGNSASTQFNEPNFESISDNQVKWSIWVLYGKSWKKATENNKTGLTVPYTFSQKSLTRKGIRMLVEANGEKAVLDIVTQKASKGKILHVDLLDNNYNKPARPFAYGDWIIARVHCVDMELMPVKVTLWEDDGDKGKKNTTNLKIEQKKGAVKNGQADVAFYLDPSHKWLANAKLAPGDENEGEFHEYYVTAEIFEKVSKRIASKNTNVPNPDYKKEPEAKKQTPAEQKGPSKKETKKIALSDKKVQDYHEQKIVVKNEISKNPVWEKINSFMMVGGEDSIWNKNHKDGECPNCIAAVKAGQLKKIFTKTDLTILETVGAIYTKYMKELGMDTCWNKAHFFAQAVVESGLQMKLKNGESFNWYFQDLIDTFGKFQTEEGKKKAKEWGRKIKNRKDPQAVDVTPENEKNIANWAYMPDYKTGKSLGNKGGNDGWDFRGRGLLQLTGRGGYEYANSYTLKIGSDIVNYPELVGTDIRVAVLSSMAFFKWKGLNTIANGTTDVKGKICPQVGNNVKVKDKNGNDSSNYEEKQDVFTNITSKEFLINTCKWNKNISRKWHEPVDNPMSTLYTQSGNGGKSGEHWGLFGNTRNGSVHQGLDLFVELGSNVYSCVEGEVYKIETHSGYGKTVTIKVTDKEAFYNRRREYKILYSVEGEKIQGEYFDKNQDIFLFYAHLRKVLVTKGQKVEAGKIIAHSGVSGVDSGTCAPHLHFEIFTTVYAVGMGLNYRCNPGFYVHFKGASEQSKQEKDLQKKISEKGKTIEINGKD; encoded by the coding sequence ATGGCAAAACTAAAAATATTTGGAAAAGCCAATCCTGTGGTTGGTACTAAAGAATTTTATTCAATTAATGATCTTTTTGGAAATTCAGCTTCTACTCAATTCAACGAACCAAATTTTGAAAGCATATCAGATAATCAGGTAAAATGGAGTATCTGGGTATTGTATGGAAAAAGCTGGAAAAAAGCTACAGAAAATAATAAAACCGGCTTAACAGTGCCTTACACTTTTTCTCAAAAAAGCTTAACTAGAAAAGGCATTAGAATGCTTGTTGAAGCCAATGGCGAAAAAGCTGTCCTTGATATTGTAACACAAAAAGCATCTAAGGGAAAAATACTGCATGTAGATTTATTAGACAACAATTACAACAAACCCGCCAGACCATTTGCTTATGGCGACTGGATTATTGCGCGTGTACATTGTGTTGATATGGAGCTGATGCCTGTAAAGGTAACTTTATGGGAAGACGACGGCGATAAAGGCAAAAAAAACACAACAAATCTAAAAATAGAACAGAAAAAAGGAGCAGTAAAAAACGGACAAGCCGATGTTGCTTTTTATCTGGATCCAAGTCATAAATGGCTTGCAAATGCTAAACTGGCTCCCGGAGATGAAAACGAAGGAGAATTTCATGAATATTATGTAACAGCAGAAATTTTTGAAAAAGTCTCTAAAAGAATTGCCAGTAAAAATACCAATGTGCCAAACCCTGATTATAAAAAAGAACCAGAAGCAAAAAAACAAACTCCGGCAGAGCAAAAAGGACCGTCTAAAAAAGAAACCAAAAAGATAGCCCTGTCAGACAAAAAAGTTCAGGATTATCATGAACAGAAAATTGTTGTGAAAAATGAAATCTCAAAAAATCCTGTCTGGGAAAAGATTAATAGTTTTATGATGGTGGGCGGTGAGGATTCTATTTGGAATAAGAATCATAAAGATGGAGAATGCCCAAATTGTATTGCTGCTGTAAAGGCAGGACAATTAAAAAAAATATTTACAAAAACAGATCTGACTATTTTAGAAACTGTTGGCGCAATATATACAAAGTATATGAAAGAGCTGGGTATGGATACCTGCTGGAACAAAGCGCACTTTTTTGCGCAGGCAGTTGTAGAGAGTGGCTTACAAATGAAACTAAAAAATGGAGAAAGTTTTAATTGGTACTTTCAAGACTTGATTGATACTTTTGGCAAATTTCAAACTGAGGAAGGCAAGAAAAAGGCAAAAGAATGGGGGCGAAAAATTAAAAATAGAAAAGATCCACAAGCAGTTGACGTTACTCCAGAAAATGAAAAAAATATTGCTAATTGGGCTTATATGCCAGATTATAAAACAGGTAAGAGCTTAGGGAATAAAGGAGGTAATGATGGATGGGATTTTAGAGGAAGAGGATTATTGCAATTGACAGGAAGAGGTGGTTATGAATATGCAAATTCTTATACATTAAAAATAGGATCTGATATTGTTAACTATCCAGAATTGGTAGGAACAGATATAAGAGTTGCAGTTTTATCTTCTATGGCTTTTTTTAAATGGAAGGGGTTAAATACAATTGCAAATGGGACGACGGATGTAAAAGGAAAAATTTGCCCTCAAGTTGGGAATAATGTTAAAGTAAAAGATAAAAATGGAAATGATTCTTCAAATTATGAAGAAAAACAAGATGTTTTTACAAATATTACTTCCAAAGAATTTTTAATAAATACATGTAAGTGGAATAAAAATATATCACGCAAATGGCATGAGCCAGTAGATAATCCTATGTCAACTCTTTATACACAAAGTGGGAATGGTGGAAAATCTGGGGAACATTGGGGCTTATTCGGAAATACAAGAAATGGTAGTGTGCATCAAGGGTTGGATTTATTTGTTGAACTAGGAAGTAACGTATATTCTTGCGTTGAGGGTGAAGTATATAAAATTGAAACCCATTCAGGGTATGGAAAAACGGTTACAATTAAAGTAACAGATAAGGAGGCTTTTTATAATCGCAGAAGAGAATATAAGATATTATATTCAGTTGAAGGAGAAAAAATTCAGGGAGAATATTTTGATAAAAATCAAGACATATTTCTATTCTATGCTCATTTGCGAAAAGTATTGGTAACTAAAGGACAAAAGGTTGAAGCTGGGAAAATTATTGCCCATAGTGGAGTTTCAGGTGTAGATTCTGGTACATGTGCACCGCATTTACATTTTGAGATTTTTACTACTGTATATGCAGTTGGAATGGGATTGAATTACAGATGTAATCCTGGGTTTTATGTGCACTTTAAAGGTGCATCAGAACAATCAAAACAAGAAAAAGACTTACAAAAGAAAATATCAGAAAAAGGAAAAACCATAGAGATTAATGGAAAAGATTAA